The following proteins come from a genomic window of Rattus norvegicus strain BN/NHsdMcwi chromosome 8, GRCr8, whole genome shotgun sequence:
- the Clec3b gene encoding tetranectin precursor — protein sequence MGFWGTYLLFCLFSFLSQATTESPTPKTKKAATAKKDLVSPKMFEELKNRLDVLAQEVALLKEKQALQTVCLKGTKVNLKCLLAFTQPKTFHEASEDCISQGGTLGTPQSELENEALFEYARQSVGSEAELWLGLNDMASEGAWVDMTGGRLAYKNWETEITTQPDGGKAENCAALSGAANGKWFDKRCRDQLPYICQFAIV from the exons atGGGATTTTGGGGTACCTACCTGCTCTTCTgcctcttctccttcctgtccCAGGCCACTACAGAGTCACCCACCCCCAAGACCAAGAAGGCTGCAACTGCCAAGAAAG ATTTGGTGAGCCCAAAGATGTTTGAGGAGCTCAAGAACAGGTTGGATGTCCTGGCCCAGGAGGTGGCCCTGCTGAAGGAGAAGCAGGCCTTACAGACTG TGTGCCTGAAGGGCACCAAGGTGAACTTGAAGTGCCTCCTGGCCTTCACCCAACCGAAGACCTTCCATGAGGCGAGCGAGGACTGCATCTCACAAGGGGGCACGCTGGGCACGCCGCAGTCTGAGCTAGAGAATGAGGCGCTGTTCGAGTATGCGCGCCAGAGCGTGGGCAGCGAGGCGGAGCTCTGGCTGGGTCTCAACGACATGGCTTCGGAAGGCGCCTGGGTGGACATGACCGGCGGCCGCCTGGCCTACAAGAACTGGGAGACGGAGATTACGACGCAACCCGACGGCGGCAAAGCCGAGAACTGCGCCGCCCTCTCCGGCGCAGCCAACGGCAAGTGGTTCGACAAGCGATGTCGCGATCAGTTGCCCTACATCTGCCAGTTTGCCATTGTGTAG